CCGGCAATTGGAATGGCATCGTTGATGGCGAAGTGCTAGCCGTTGAACCGCCAAACCGGTTGTCCTATACTTGGGCAAGCGGAGAGGAGAAGCATACGGTCACCTGGACGCTAAAAGATCTCGGGGACGGCAGGATTAATCTTCATCTCGAACAATCCGGAATTTCGACTGTCCAAGGACTTGAAGGCGCCAAGTGGGGCTGGACGAATTGGTACGGCAAGCTTGGAAAAGCATTGGAGCAATAATCGCTTGTAAATCTCAATCAAAATGGGATCCGCAGCTGCGGATCCCATTTCGCTTGCAAGTCCAGTTTATTTTTTATTCAGGAAGGTATTCATTTC
This genomic window from Paenibacillus humicola contains:
- a CDS encoding SRPBCC family protein encodes the protein MRRNRLWTALTDSGKLAKWITENDFKPVAVHRFQFRLQPAGNWNGIVDGEVLAVEPPNRLSYTWASGEEKHTVTWTLKDLGDGRINLHLEQSGISTVQGLEGAKWGWTNWYGKLGKALEQ